TGTCGAGTGGATGGAGTGGTGGCTGAAGATGGCGGCAGTCGGTCACTACGTAGAAGATCGTAGGAGAAAACGTGGGGGACTCAGGTACGAATACACTATGTGCATTCGCTGGTCGCGGGGCAGCGCCAGGATAAACGCTAGAAGGAGCTTTGCGTCCCAATGGTGGGTGGGCGTGCTTACCTGAGCCACAATCAATTTAGCGACGCGTCTAGACGCGTCTCCCCGAGCATCGCAAGGCGCATCCTCCACACACCAGCAACCACAACCAGTTCGCTGGATACGAGACGGCGCATTCGACGGCATCCTTGAGCCACATTTGAAGCAACACATTCGCCATGGACTCGACAATGGCcgcgcggccacggccacggccggctcACACCCAGGGAACTACGCGCTGCGCGTACACGAAAGACGGCTcgcgcctcgtcaccgtTGGCTCCAACAACACGATCCGCCTCTACAAGACAGGCTCCGACGGCGAGCCCATCAACATCGATGACTGCCAGGAGCAAAatgtcgccatggccgcgggcgacgaatTCTTCGTTGTCGGCTCCGAGGATGGCACCGTAAGCCTCTACTCgctcgccacggccaacTTTGAGCGCTTCCTACTGCGCACGTCGCTGCCCATTCGAGATGTCGCCCTGTCGGCGGATGGCAGGTGGTGCGCCGTGGCCAGCGATGAGCTGAGCGTCAAGATTGTCAATACGGAAAACATCACCGAGGTGAAGACGCTGCGCGAGCATAACCGTGCCGCCAGACACGTTAGCTTCGATCCCAAGGGCGTCCTCGCGACCGTCTCGTGCACTGACGGCATCATCTACGTATACTCTCTGACTTCAGACGAGCCCGAACTGATACGGAAAGTGGATGGGATCATCggtgccgccgatgccgagtcCGAAGTGTCGACTCGAGCTATCTGGCACCCTGACGGGAGGGCCTTTGCtgtgccgacgccgacgagggaTATCCAAGTCATCTCCAAGAACGACTGGGAAAAGCAGCGACGCTTTGCTGACGGTCACCTGGCTGACGTCACATCTATTTCATGGTCTCCCAATGGCGCAATgctggccacggcgggcaaggacggcaaggtTCTCGTCTGGGAGACCAAGTCTCAGAGCGTCATCCAGCGCTACGATTACTCCAACGTCCTCGATCTGGCATGGCACCCCACGAACAACATACTCTCATTCACGACGTCGGACGGAGAGGTTTACATATATCCCGACTTCTTGTCCGACCAGTTCTCACCCTTGCTCAAGCTGTCCAAGCAACCGGCGCCCTTCATCCACGATCCCCTCTCTGAGATCTCTGGCAACAGACGGCCTGTGCCGCAGAATGGCCCAAAAGATCCAGGATTACCGTCCAGACCGCGGCGCGAGTCATTGGGGAGCCTCGACTCCTTCCTGGGTGAGCACGGTtacgaggatgaggacgacttcgtcgttgatgacgacggtgccggaTATACCACCGGCACCAAACGTGGCCGtgaagaggacgaagatCATTTGGGGGAGCACTCGAGCAAGCGCATGCATCTAATGAAGCCGCGCTACCATGAAGCATTTCAGCCtgggtcgacgccgtggcgtGGAAACCGCAAATACCTCTGTCTGAACCTCATCGGCTTCGTTTGGACTGTCGACCAAGACGCTCACCACACCGTCACTGTCGAGTTCTATGATCACGAATTCCAGCGCGATTTCCACTTCACCGACACCTTTCTCTACGACAAGGCGTGCCTCAATGAGCACGGCACACTCTTCTCCAGCCCACCAAAGGACGACAGCCCGGCCTACCTATTTTACCGTCCCCACGAGAGCTGGACTCAGCGTTCCGACTGGAGGACAGAGCTCCCCAAAGGCGAAACAGTGATGGCCATGTCCTTGAGCGAGTCATTTGTGACAGTCACCACGAGTGCCAACTATGTGCGAGTCTTCACACTGTTCGGTATGCCGTATCGGGTGTACCGCCCTAAAAGCGCACCCATGGTGACGTGCGCCAGCTTCAGGGACTACGTCCTTACGGTCGGCAACGGGCCTGTCGGTGCGGATGGAACTTCGCGCCTCCTGTACAGCATTGAAAACGTGAAGCGCGATGAGATTTGCCAGAACGAAGACACAGTGGCTCTTCCAGAGGGCGCCACGCT
The genomic region above belongs to Purpureocillium takamizusanense chromosome 5, complete sequence and contains:
- the mcl1 gene encoding DNA polymerase alpha accessory factor Mcl1 (COG:S~EggNog:ENOG503NW5X~BUSCO:EOG09260S2Z), which gives rise to MDSTMAARPRPRPAHTQGTTRCAYTKDGSRLVTVGSNNTIRLYKTGSDGEPINIDDCQEQNVAMAAGDEFFVVGSEDGTVSLYSLATANFERFLLRTSLPIRDVALSADGRWCAVASDELSVKIVNTENITEVKTLREHNRAARHVSFDPKGVLATVSCTDGIIYVYSLTSDEPELIRKVDGIIGAADAESEVSTRAIWHPDGRAFAVPTPTRDIQVISKNDWEKQRRFADGHLADVTSISWSPNGAMLATAGKDGKVLVWETKSQSVIQRYDYSNVLDLAWHPTNNILSFTTSDGEVYIYPDFLSDQFSPLLKLSKQPAPFIHDPLSEISGNRRPVPQNGPKDPGLPSRPRRESLGSLDSFLGEHGYEDEDDFVVDDDGAGYTTGTKRGREEDEDHLGEHSSKRMHLMKPRYHEAFQPGSTPWRGNRKYLCLNLIGFVWTVDQDAHHTVTVEFYDHEFQRDFHFTDTFLYDKACLNEHGTLFSSPPKDDSPAYLFYRPHESWTQRSDWRTELPKGETVMAMSLSESFVTVTTSANYVRVFTLFGMPYRVYRPKSAPMVTCASFRDYVLTVGNGPVGADGTSRLLYSIENVKRDEICQNEDTVALPEGATLKSVFFSDQGDPCIYDSTGTLLTLLHWRQPSRASWVPLLDTKLLPRLASGRKLETYFPIAVADGKFHCIILKGGDQYPYFPRPLLSEFEFSVPLGSPLMEKARKEGENGSGDEDRMRDDEDESGDEDEGEKERRRLEQEFMLKDVLAAQLRDRVDAGSGHGQRSLLSRVELEIDKTLLQLLAVECREGEDRGMRALEMVGLMRDRTGRMMEAAGKVADRYGRSVLGDKIRELGEKRVAGMQDDDF